Proteins encoded in a region of the Streptomyces sp. NBC_00258 genome:
- a CDS encoding RNA polymerase sigma factor SigF — MRNGDGPVQDEERGTRELPGNGEDGPTGPRRPAEGVDGIPEQQARPHPEDDASSAAEAPRREEPIDKDGREALSGSDGRQDPDVAAQWGSPRTESGGTSSEGRRRVTGGIMSEQHEHERNADSGASGTQHDPHDRAGARARFIELRKLDPAGPEYAELRNRLVRMHLPLVEHLARRFRNRGEPLDDLTQVATIGLIKSVDRFDPERGVEFSTYATPTVVGEIKRHFRDKGWAVRVPRRLQELRLALTTATAELSQRHGRSPTVHELAEKLGISEEEVLEGLESANAYSTLSLDVPDTDDESPAVADTLGAYDEALEGVEYRESLKPLLEDLPPREKRILLLRFFANMTQSQIAQEVGISQMHVSRLLARTLAQLREKLLVEE, encoded by the coding sequence GTGAGGAACGGGGACGGGCCGGTGCAGGACGAAGAGCGCGGCACACGGGAACTTCCCGGCAACGGCGAGGACGGCCCGACCGGGCCACGGCGTCCGGCGGAAGGTGTCGACGGCATCCCCGAGCAGCAGGCCCGGCCGCATCCGGAGGACGACGCCTCCTCGGCGGCCGAAGCACCTCGGCGGGAAGAGCCGATCGACAAGGACGGGCGCGAGGCGCTCTCCGGCAGTGACGGGCGACAGGATCCAGACGTTGCCGCGCAGTGGGGGTCCCCCCGGACGGAGTCTGGGGGAACGTCCTCGGAAGGGCGGCGGCGGGTGACGGGCGGGATCATGAGCGAGCAGCACGAGCACGAACGAAATGCCGACAGCGGCGCGTCGGGTACGCAGCACGACCCCCACGACCGCGCCGGGGCGCGGGCCAGGTTCATCGAGCTGCGCAAGCTGGACCCCGCCGGCCCGGAGTACGCGGAGCTGCGCAACCGGCTGGTCCGGATGCATCTGCCGCTCGTGGAGCACCTCGCGCGCCGCTTCCGCAACCGCGGCGAGCCGCTGGACGACCTCACACAGGTCGCCACGATCGGTCTGATCAAGTCGGTCGACCGCTTCGACCCGGAGCGCGGCGTCGAGTTCTCGACGTACGCGACTCCGACGGTGGTCGGTGAGATCAAGCGGCACTTCCGCGACAAGGGCTGGGCGGTGCGTGTGCCGCGCCGGCTGCAGGAGCTGCGGCTCGCTCTCACCACGGCGACCGCGGAGCTCTCGCAGCGGCACGGCCGCTCGCCCACCGTGCACGAGCTGGCCGAGAAGCTGGGCATCTCGGAGGAGGAGGTCCTGGAGGGCCTGGAGTCGGCCAACGCGTACTCCACGCTGTCCCTGGACGTCCCCGACACGGACGACGAGTCCCCGGCGGTCGCGGACACCCTGGGCGCGTACGACGAGGCCCTGGAAGGCGTCGAGTACCGCGAGTCCCTCAAGCCCCTTCTTGAGGACCTTCCACCGCGCGAGAAGCGGATCCTCCTCCTTCGCTTCTTCGCCAACATGACCCAGTCCCAGATCGCCCAGGAGGTGGGCATCTCCCAGATGCACGTCTCCCGCCTGCTGGCCCGCACCCTGGCCCAGCTCCGCGAAAAGCTCCTGGTGGAGGAGTAA
- a CDS encoding WhiB family transcriptional regulator, which yields MDWRHNAVCREEDPELFFPIGNTGPALLQIEEAKAVCRRCPVMEQCLQWALESGQDSGVWGGLSEDERRAMKRRAARNRARQASA from the coding sequence ATGGACTGGCGTCACAACGCCGTTTGCCGCGAGGAAGACCCCGAGCTCTTCTTCCCCATCGGCAACACCGGTCCTGCGCTGCTGCAGATCGAGGAAGCCAAGGCCGTCTGCCGTCGCTGCCCCGTCATGGAGCAGTGCCTGCAGTGGGCGCTCGAGTCCGGCCAGGACTCCGGCGTCTGGGGTGGTCTCAGCGAGGACGAGCGCCGCGCCATGAAGCGCCGCGCCGCCCGCAACCGGGCCCGCCAGGCATCCGCCTGA
- a CDS encoding diacylglycerol/lipid kinase family protein, with product MRALLVVNPAATTTSARTRDVLIHALASEMKLEAVTTEYRGHARDLGRQAAESKDIELVVALGGDGTVNEVVNGLLHGGPDPDRLPGLAVVPGGSTNVFARALGLPNEPVEATGALLDALREGRQRTVGLGLAAGTPGSEDEGVPARWFTFNAGLGFDAGVVGRVEQHRERGKRSTHSLYLRQAMRQFFGETHRRHGTITLERPGADPVADLVLSIVCNTSPWTYLGNRPVYASPKASFDTGLDVLGLSRMSTAAVARYGTQLLTSSPERGPHGKHAVSLHDLTDFTLHSKVPLPLQMDGDHLGLRTSVTFTGVRRALRVIV from the coding sequence ATGCGTGCACTTCTCGTGGTCAATCCGGCAGCAACCACCACAAGCGCGCGCACGCGTGACGTCTTGATCCACGCCCTGGCGAGCGAGATGAAGCTCGAAGCGGTCACCACCGAGTACCGCGGGCACGCCAGAGACCTCGGCCGGCAGGCCGCGGAGAGCAAGGACATAGAACTGGTCGTGGCCCTCGGCGGCGACGGCACGGTCAACGAGGTCGTGAACGGTCTGCTGCACGGCGGCCCCGACCCCGACCGGCTGCCCGGCCTCGCCGTCGTCCCCGGCGGCTCCACCAATGTCTTCGCGCGAGCCCTCGGCCTGCCGAACGAGCCCGTGGAGGCCACCGGTGCCCTCCTCGACGCGTTGCGCGAGGGCCGGCAGCGCACGGTGGGCCTCGGCCTCGCCGCGGGCACCCCGGGCAGTGAGGACGAAGGAGTCCCCGCCCGCTGGTTCACCTTCAACGCGGGTCTCGGCTTCGACGCCGGCGTGGTCGGCCGCGTCGAACAGCACCGCGAGCGCGGCAAGCGTTCCACGCACTCCCTCTACCTGCGCCAGGCGATGCGCCAGTTCTTCGGGGAGACCCACCGCCGCCACGGCACGATCACCCTGGAGCGGCCCGGCGCGGACCCGGTGGCCGATTTGGTGCTGTCGATAGTCTGCAACACCTCTCCGTGGACGTATCTGGGCAATCGCCCGGTGTACGCGTCACCTAAGGCCTCGTTCGATACCGGGCTCGACGTACTCGGTCTCAGCCGCATGTCGACGGCCGCGGTTGCCCGGTATGGCACCCAGTTGCTCACTTCGTCCCCCGAGCGCGGACCCCATGGGAAGCATGCGGTGTCCCTGCACGACCTGACCGACTTCACCTTGCATTCGAAGGTCCCACTCCCCCTGCAGATGGACGGCGACCACCTCGGACTGCGTACGAGCGTGACGTTCACAGGCGTTCGTCGTGCACTGCGTGTGATTGTGTGA
- a CDS encoding anti-sigma regulatory factor yields MSQIAGEPATQDFVEVRLPAAGAYLSVLRTATAGLAARLDFTLDEIEDLRIAVDEACAILLQQAVPGSVLSCVFRLIDDSLEVTVSAPTTDGHAPARDTFAWTVLSALAGKVSSSVADDKTVSISLYKQRGAGPGPA; encoded by the coding sequence GTGTCCCAGATCGCAGGCGAGCCCGCGACCCAGGACTTCGTCGAAGTCCGGCTGCCGGCTGCGGGTGCCTACCTGTCGGTGCTGCGCACGGCCACAGCCGGCCTCGCGGCGCGTTTGGACTTCACCCTCGACGAGATCGAGGACTTGCGCATCGCCGTGGACGAGGCATGCGCGATCCTGTTGCAACAGGCGGTGCCGGGCTCCGTGCTCAGCTGTGTCTTCCGCCTGATCGACGACTCGCTCGAGGTGACCGTCTCGGCCCCGACCACCGACGGCCACGCCCCCGCGCGGGACACCTTCGCCTGGACCGTGCTGTCGGCCCTCGCGGGCAAGGTGTCCTCCTCGGTGGCCGATGACAAAACCGTTTCGATCAGCCTCTACAAACAGCGCGGCGCGGGACCCGGGCCGGCGTGA